A part of Micromonospora chersina genomic DNA contains:
- a CDS encoding aldo/keto reductase — protein MEYVKFGSTGLEVSRLCLGCMSYGEPSRGGHPWSLPEQESRPFIQQALELGVTFFDTANVYSDGTSEEIVGRALKDFARRDDVVIATKVHGRMGPGPNRGGLSRKHIMSEIDASLRRLGTDYVDLYQIHRFDPGTPIEETLEALHDLVRAGKVRYLGASSMYAWQFAKALWAAERHGWTRFVSMQNHYNLLYREEEREMLPLCLDQGVAVIPWSPLARGRLTRDWGERTARAETDEFGRALYARTEENDRAVVDAVARIAAERNVPRAQVALAWVAHNPAVTAPIVGATKPHHLTDAVAALELELTDEEVAALEAPYVPHPVAGFQ, from the coding sequence ATGGAGTACGTGAAGTTCGGATCCACCGGCCTGGAGGTGTCCCGGCTCTGCCTGGGCTGCATGAGCTACGGCGAGCCGAGTCGCGGCGGCCACCCCTGGTCCCTGCCGGAGCAGGAGAGCCGCCCCTTCATCCAGCAGGCGCTGGAACTGGGGGTCACCTTCTTCGACACCGCCAACGTCTACTCCGACGGCACCAGCGAGGAGATCGTCGGCCGGGCGCTGAAGGACTTCGCCCGCCGCGACGACGTGGTGATCGCCACCAAGGTGCACGGCCGGATGGGCCCCGGGCCGAACCGGGGCGGGCTGTCCCGCAAGCACATCATGAGCGAGATCGACGCGAGCCTGCGCCGGCTGGGCACCGACTACGTCGACCTCTATCAGATCCACCGGTTCGACCCGGGCACCCCGATCGAGGAGACCCTGGAGGCGCTGCACGACCTGGTCCGGGCCGGCAAGGTCCGCTACCTCGGTGCCTCCTCCATGTACGCGTGGCAGTTCGCCAAGGCGCTCTGGGCCGCCGAGCGGCACGGCTGGACCCGGTTCGTCTCGATGCAGAACCACTACAACCTGCTCTACCGGGAGGAGGAGCGGGAGATGCTGCCGCTCTGCCTCGACCAGGGCGTCGCGGTGATCCCGTGGAGCCCGCTGGCCCGGGGCCGGCTGACCCGGGACTGGGGGGAGCGCACCGCGCGGGCGGAGACCGACGAGTTCGGCCGGGCGCTGTACGCGCGTACCGAGGAGAACGACCGGGCGGTGGTGGACGCGGTGGCCCGGATCGCGGCGGAGCGCAACGTGCCCCGGGCGCAGGTGGCGCTGGCCTGGGTGGCCCACAACCCGGCGGTCACCGCCCCGATCGTGGGCGCCACGAAGCCGCACCACCTGACCGACGCGGTGGCCGCGCTGGAGTTGGAGTTGACCGACGAGGAGGTGGCCGCCCTGGAGGCGCCCTACGTCCCGCACCCGGTCGCCGGCTTCCAGTAG
- a CDS encoding ATP-binding protein, with product MGQLRTSPPPPQAAELEQWVLSTAEELRELRASLRDALTGHGLVQGEDLDEVPHLVVLVATELATNALRHGRPPTIVTLLATDDCFLLDVADHDLGTVPGLGDIHPLDSGGRGLMLAESVSLAVGWYATDVTKNIWASFPR from the coding sequence ATGGGACAGCTGCGAACCTCGCCGCCACCGCCGCAGGCCGCCGAGCTGGAGCAGTGGGTGCTCAGCACGGCCGAGGAACTGCGGGAGCTGCGGGCCTCGCTGCGCGACGCGCTGACCGGGCACGGCCTGGTCCAGGGCGAGGACCTCGACGAGGTGCCCCACCTCGTGGTGCTCGTCGCCACCGAACTGGCGACGAACGCGCTGCGGCACGGCCGGCCGCCGACGATCGTCACCCTGCTCGCGACCGACGACTGCTTCCTGCTCGACGTGGCGGACCACGACCTCGGCACCGTCCCCGGGCTGGGCGACATCCACCCGCTCGACTCGGGCGGCCGCGGGCTGATGCTGGCCGAGTCGGTCTCGCTGGCCGTCGGCTGGTACGCCACCGACGTGACCAAGAACATCTGGGCCTCGTTCCCCCGCTGA
- a CDS encoding DUF2231 domain-containing protein, with amino-acid sequence MPDTVNGLPVHPLVVHAVVVLLPLAALGVVALAVRPSWRGRFGVLVVLIAALATAAVPLATESGEGLERRVGDPGRHAELGDTLIWFALPLLVAAVALVWLHRRSPGPAEGGTEGPRTPGRGGVGVVVAVLAVAVAAANLVQVYRVGDSGAKAVWGDTPAATAGHGDDDGD; translated from the coding sequence GTGCCCGACACCGTCAACGGACTGCCGGTGCACCCGCTCGTGGTGCACGCCGTCGTGGTCCTCCTGCCGCTGGCCGCGCTGGGCGTGGTCGCGCTGGCCGTCCGCCCGTCCTGGAGGGGCCGCTTCGGTGTGCTCGTCGTGCTGATCGCCGCGCTGGCCACCGCCGCCGTCCCGCTCGCCACCGAGAGCGGCGAGGGCCTGGAGCGCCGGGTCGGTGACCCGGGCCGGCACGCCGAGCTGGGGGACACCCTGATCTGGTTCGCGCTGCCGCTGCTGGTCGCCGCGGTCGCGCTGGTCTGGCTGCACCGCCGGTCCCCCGGGCCGGCCGAGGGCGGCACGGAAGGCCCGCGTACCCCCGGCCGTGGCGGGGTCGGCGTGGTGGTCGCGGTGCTGGCCGTGGCCGTCGCGGCGGCGAACCTCGTGCAGGTCTACCGCGTGGGCGACTCCGGGGCGAAGGCCGTCTGGGGCGACACCCCGGCGGCGACCGCCGGGCACGGCGACGACGACGGTGACTGA